ATGGAGATCGTTGAAAGGGTGGTGGGATGATGTACCTGAAGTCCGCTTACGAGATACGCGACAAATACCTGAGGAAGGACATGCTCCCGACGATATTCTGCCCGGGCTGTGGAATAGGCTCGGTTTTGCAGTTCACGCTTAGGGCGATAGACGACCTCGGCCTAAATCAAGACGAGATAGTCTGGGTGAGCGGTATAGGCTGTTCCTCCCGCGTTCCCGGCTTTGTGAACTTCGACGGTCTGCATACCACCCACGGAAGGGCCTTGGCATTTGCAACCGGGATAAAGCTCACCAACCCTGACCTCAAGATAATTGCCTTCATGGGCGACGGCGACTCAGCTGCAATAGGCGGAAACCACCTAATCCACGCCATAAGGAGAAACCTCGACGTCACCGTTATTCTCATCAACAACTTCACCTACGGCATGACCGGCGGTCAGGTGGCTCCAACAACCCTCAAGGGCCTGCGCGGGACGACTGCTCCCTACGGCCAGTTCGAGAACCCGTTTGACATCGCCCAGCTGGCGGTTGCTGCGGGGGCAAACTACGTGGCCAGATGGACTGTCTTCAACTACCTCCAGGCGATAAACAGCATAAAGAAGGCCCTCCAGAAGGAGGGCTTCACGCTGGTGGAGTTCCTCTCACCGTGCCCGATAAGCTTCGGAAGGAGGAACAGGATGAAGACCGCTCCGGAACTGATCCGCTGGTACCAGAAGATAACGGTTCCTCTCGCCAAAGCGAAAAAGATGAGCGAGGAGGAGCTTGAGGGCAAGATAGTCATAGGAGAGTTCGTTGACAGGGACAGGCCGGGCCTAGTTAGAGAATACAGGGAGTACATAAAGCGCGCCAAGAGGATGATGGGGTGGGAGCAATGAGGAAGGAGGTTCTCTTCAGCGGGTTCGGTGGGCAGGGTGTCATATTGGCGAGCGTCATCCTAGGAAGAGCTGCTGCGGTCTATGAAGGACTTTATGCAGTCCAGACCCAGAGCTACGGGCCGGAATCGAGGGGTGGGGCGAGCAGGGCTGAGGTGGTGATAAGCGACGAGCCTATAGATTATCCGAAGGTCATAACTCCCGACT
This genomic stretch from Thermococcus sp. harbors:
- a CDS encoding 2-oxoacid:ferredoxin oxidoreductase subunit beta, with translation MYLKSAYEIRDKYLRKDMLPTIFCPGCGIGSVLQFTLRAIDDLGLNQDEIVWVSGIGCSSRVPGFVNFDGLHTTHGRALAFATGIKLTNPDLKIIAFMGDGDSAAIGGNHLIHAIRRNLDVTVILINNFTYGMTGGQVAPTTLKGLRGTTAPYGQFENPFDIAQLAVAAGANYVARWTVFNYLQAINSIKKALQKEGFTLVEFLSPCPISFGRRNRMKTAPELIRWYQKITVPLAKAKKMSEEELEGKIVIGEFVDRDRPGLVREYREYIKRAKRMMGWEQ